A region of Nocardioides alkalitolerans DNA encodes the following proteins:
- a CDS encoding alkaline phosphatase D family protein encodes MHSSRRTVLGAGAVLAPALVLPALPASAAGRPDARPTAATRTPVADPFTLGVASGDPSPDGFVVWTRLATEPLAADGSGGMASRRFPVRWEVAQDPGFRHVVRRGTVSVGPESGHAVHVELGGLRAGREYWYRFALGAHRSPVGRAVTAPAPWALPSELRMAFASCSNYPVGFFTAYRHLAEEQPDLVLHLGDYQYEGAANPAHLRPHAGPETTTLAGYRQRLAQYKTDPDLQAAHAAAPWLVVWDDHEVDNNYAAGVSEKPAEQGGFLERRAAAYRAYYENMPLRRTSVPRGPGLQLFRRITWGRLASFHMLDTRQYRSDQAQGDGWKERGGGYDDPARTLTGRAQESWLLDGFARSHARWDVLGQQVFFGGRRNAEGARETVSMDSWDGYPASRDRIQRGWVDAGVRNPVVLTGDVHTHWAGDLHLDYAAQDAPIGSELVTTSITSGGNGYDEPSGTHPWFDDNPNLKFWNSLRGYVATTITPDALTADFRCVPAVTTPGAAVFTRRSYVIEDRVRGLQQVADTPLASAGPGIAARRGRPSDAQIVEDTIREETGS; translated from the coding sequence GTGCACTCATCTCGGAGAACTGTCCTGGGTGCCGGCGCCGTCCTGGCGCCCGCGCTCGTCCTGCCCGCCCTCCCCGCGTCCGCCGCGGGGAGGCCCGATGCGCGGCCGACGGCCGCCACCCGCACCCCGGTCGCCGACCCGTTCACGCTGGGCGTCGCCTCGGGCGACCCGTCGCCGGACGGCTTCGTCGTCTGGACCCGCCTGGCCACCGAGCCGCTCGCCGCGGACGGCTCGGGCGGCATGGCCTCCCGCCGGTTCCCGGTCCGCTGGGAGGTGGCGCAGGACCCCGGCTTCCGCCACGTCGTACGGCGCGGGACCGTCAGCGTCGGACCGGAGTCCGGCCACGCCGTCCACGTGGAGCTGGGCGGGCTGCGGGCGGGGCGGGAGTACTGGTACCGGTTCGCCCTCGGCGCGCACCGCTCCCCGGTGGGTCGCGCGGTCACGGCGCCTGCGCCGTGGGCCCTGCCGAGCGAGCTGCGGATGGCGTTCGCCTCGTGCTCGAACTACCCCGTCGGCTTCTTCACGGCCTACCGCCACCTGGCCGAGGAGCAGCCAGACCTGGTGCTGCACCTCGGCGACTACCAGTACGAGGGGGCCGCCAACCCGGCCCACCTGCGTCCTCACGCCGGCCCGGAGACGACGACCCTCGCCGGCTACCGGCAGCGGCTCGCGCAGTACAAGACCGACCCCGACCTGCAGGCCGCCCACGCCGCGGCACCATGGCTCGTCGTGTGGGACGACCACGAGGTGGACAACAACTACGCGGCCGGGGTGTCGGAGAAGCCCGCCGAGCAGGGCGGGTTCCTCGAGCGCCGCGCCGCGGCGTACCGCGCCTACTACGAGAACATGCCGCTGCGGCGCACCTCCGTGCCGCGCGGTCCGGGACTGCAGCTGTTCCGCCGGATCACGTGGGGGCGGCTGGCGAGCTTCCACATGCTCGACACCCGGCAGTACCGCTCCGACCAGGCCCAGGGCGACGGCTGGAAGGAGCGGGGCGGGGGCTACGACGACCCGGCCCGCACCCTCACCGGTCGGGCGCAGGAGTCGTGGCTGCTCGACGGCTTCGCCCGGTCGCACGCGCGCTGGGACGTGCTCGGCCAGCAGGTCTTCTTCGGTGGCCGGCGCAACGCAGAGGGCGCGCGCGAGACCGTGTCGATGGACTCGTGGGACGGCTACCCGGCGTCGCGCGACCGCATCCAGCGCGGGTGGGTGGACGCCGGGGTGCGCAACCCCGTGGTGCTCACCGGCGACGTCCACACCCACTGGGCGGGGGACCTCCACCTCGACTACGCCGCGCAGGACGCGCCGATCGGCTCCGAGCTCGTCACGACGTCCATCACCTCGGGCGGCAACGGGTACGACGAGCCGTCGGGCACCCACCCGTGGTTCGACGACAACCCGAACCTGAAGTTCTGGAACAGCCTCCGGGGCTACGTCGCGACGACCATCACGCCGGACGCCCTCACCGCGGACTTCCGCTGCGTGCCGGCGGTGACGACGCCCGGCGCCGCGGTCTTCACCCGGCGGTCCTACGTCATCGAGGACCGCGTGCGCGGCCTCCAGCAGGTGGCGGACACCCCGCTGGCGAGCGCCGGCCCGGGGATCGCGGCACGGCGGGGACGGCCCAGCGACGCGCAGATCGTGGAGGACACCATCCGGGAGGAGACGGGCTCCTAG
- a CDS encoding alpha/beta hydrolase produces the protein MPPSLRAVSADESPSDSPIRLTYHDVTSADGTRLRAWTNDPDRALPGPTVLLCNGLGTNPYAWPFLLDPACDVRVVSWQHRGVGGSERPVDRCHIGIDSLVEDAVAVMDDAGLDRAPTMGWSMGVNTQFELATLHPDRVSGLFAMAGVPGATFSTMLEPTRLPAPVRRRLAVGTTRVARVLGPAISTVAQALPITPRTISVLGRTGFMFPIEDRENAAVAVREFLTTPFDWYFHLALHAARHQRVSLSAIDVPAMFVAGSADILAGSRAMRTAAERMADATYVELRGSHFIGMEQPAEVHRLLRELLARVAEREATSGGTD, from the coding sequence GTGCCTCCCTCCCTCCGGGCCGTCAGCGCCGACGAGAGCCCGTCCGACAGCCCGATCCGTCTGACGTACCACGACGTCACGAGCGCCGACGGCACCCGGCTGCGCGCCTGGACCAACGACCCCGACCGGGCGCTGCCCGGCCCCACGGTGCTGCTCTGCAACGGTCTCGGCACGAACCCCTACGCGTGGCCCTTCCTGCTCGACCCGGCCTGCGACGTGCGCGTCGTGTCGTGGCAGCACCGCGGCGTGGGCGGCTCCGAGCGGCCCGTCGACCGCTGCCACATCGGCATCGACTCGCTCGTCGAGGACGCCGTCGCCGTCATGGACGACGCCGGTCTCGACCGGGCCCCGACCATGGGCTGGTCGATGGGCGTCAACACCCAGTTCGAGCTCGCCACCCTCCACCCCGACCGGGTGTCGGGCCTGTTCGCGATGGCCGGGGTGCCCGGCGCCACCTTCTCCACGATGCTGGAGCCGACGCGCCTGCCGGCGCCGGTACGTCGCCGGCTCGCCGTCGGCACGACCCGCGTCGCCCGGGTGCTCGGGCCTGCGATCAGCACCGTCGCCCAGGCGCTGCCGATCACGCCGCGCACCATCTCCGTGCTCGGCCGCACCGGGTTCATGTTCCCGATCGAGGACCGCGAGAACGCCGCCGTCGCCGTGCGGGAGTTCCTGACGACGCCGTTCGACTGGTACTTCCACCTCGCCCTCCACGCCGCCCGCCACCAGCGCGTCTCGCTCAGCGCGATCGACGTGCCGGCGATGTTCGTCGCCGGGTCGGCCGACATCCTGGCGGGCTCGCGCGCGATGCGCACCGCGGCGGAGCGGATGGCGGACGCGACCTACGTCGAGCTCCGCGGGTCCCACTTCATCGGGATGGAGCAGCCGGCGGAGGTGCACCGCCTGCTGCGCGAGCTGCTCGCGCGGGTGGCGGAGCGGGAGGCCACGAGCGGCGGGACCGACTGA
- a CDS encoding PQQ-dependent sugar dehydrogenase, with the protein MRRSAAVVTASALLTLAACGADEPDEASPSPSAPPSTSSSAPAPSSSSAPAPATPRVPEATGDVTTGLDAPWDIAFMPDGAAVVPERDSGLVKLVYDDGTVIEAGEFPEAEGPDEAGLLGVAVSPDFAEDRQLYFYLTTADDNRVVRRTLTEDGTLGEQEAVLTGIPSSNRHDGGRPEFGPDGYLYVATGDAGQPDLAQDPDSLAGKILRITPDGDPAPGNADPASPVYSLGHRNVQGLAFDDAGRLWASEFGDQAFDELNLITAGGNYGWPEVEGTGGEAQGFVDPVVTWTTDEASPSGLAYAEGSLWMAALRGQRLWRIDLATGGEGGVAGEPTPYFDGDYGRLRQVTPAPDGTLWLLTNNTDGRIAPRDGDDRIVRLRLG; encoded by the coding sequence ATGCGCCGCTCCGCCGCCGTCGTGACCGCCTCCGCCCTGCTCACGCTGGCCGCCTGCGGCGCGGACGAGCCCGACGAGGCATCCCCGTCCCCGTCCGCCCCGCCGTCGACCTCGTCCTCGGCGCCCGCGCCGTCCTCGTCCTCCGCGCCCGCGCCGGCGACGCCCCGCGTGCCGGAGGCGACGGGGGACGTCACCACCGGGCTCGACGCGCCCTGGGACATCGCCTTCATGCCCGACGGCGCCGCCGTCGTGCCCGAGCGCGACTCGGGCCTCGTGAAGCTCGTGTACGACGACGGCACCGTCATCGAGGCCGGCGAGTTCCCCGAGGCGGAAGGCCCCGACGAGGCGGGCCTGCTCGGCGTCGCGGTCTCGCCCGACTTCGCCGAGGACCGCCAGCTGTACTTCTACTTGACGACCGCCGACGACAACCGCGTCGTACGCCGCACCCTCACCGAGGACGGCACCCTCGGCGAGCAGGAGGCGGTGCTGACCGGCATCCCCAGCTCGAACCGGCACGACGGCGGACGTCCCGAGTTCGGTCCCGACGGCTACCTCTACGTCGCCACCGGTGATGCCGGACAGCCCGACCTCGCCCAGGACCCCGACTCGCTCGCCGGCAAGATCCTGCGGATCACCCCCGACGGCGACCCCGCCCCCGGCAACGCCGACCCCGCCTCGCCCGTCTACTCCCTCGGCCACCGCAACGTGCAGGGCCTCGCCTTCGACGACGCCGGCCGGCTGTGGGCAAGCGAGTTCGGCGACCAGGCGTTCGACGAGCTCAACCTCATCACCGCCGGCGGCAACTACGGCTGGCCCGAGGTCGAGGGCACCGGCGGCGAGGCCCAGGGCTTCGTCGACCCCGTCGTCACCTGGACCACCGACGAGGCGTCGCCCTCCGGGCTGGCGTACGCCGAGGGCTCGCTCTGGATGGCCGCCCTCCGCGGTCAGCGGCTCTGGCGGATCGACCTCGCGACGGGCGGCGAGGGTGGCGTCGCCGGCGAGCCCACGCCGTACTTCGACGGGGACTACGGGCGGCTGCGGCAGGTGACCCCCGCCCCCGACGGCACGCTGTGGCTGCTCACCAACAACACCGACGGACGCATCGCCCCGCGCGACGGCGACGACCGGATCGTGCGGTTGAGGCTGGGCTGA
- a CDS encoding ECF transporter S component gives MSAVGTPVPIGRRSALVLGAASVAGLMMLVWPLLVQAEPGARVQPPFLFLVLLPVVLAVVVAELSEGGLDARALAVLGVLTAVNAVLRGMGAGVAGLELVFFLLILAGRVFGPGFGFVLGALSLFAGALLTAGVGPWLPYQMLVSAWVGLGAGLLPRRVLGRPVTGRREIALLAAYGVLAAYVYGLLLNLQGWPYLLGIGIPGVDDQGLMFVPGDPLHENLGRFLVYTLVTSTTSWDTGRAITTALAVVLLGPSVLVVLRRAARRARVVRA, from the coding sequence GTGAGCGCGGTCGGCACGCCCGTGCCCATCGGCCGGCGCTCGGCACTGGTGCTGGGCGCCGCCTCGGTGGCGGGCCTCATGATGCTCGTCTGGCCGTTGCTCGTGCAGGCGGAGCCCGGGGCGCGGGTGCAGCCGCCGTTCCTGTTCCTCGTGCTCCTGCCCGTGGTGCTGGCCGTGGTCGTCGCCGAGCTCAGCGAGGGCGGCCTCGACGCGCGGGCCCTCGCGGTGCTGGGCGTGCTGACGGCCGTCAACGCGGTGCTGCGCGGCATGGGTGCCGGGGTCGCCGGGCTCGAGCTCGTCTTCTTCCTGCTGATCCTGGCGGGCCGGGTGTTCGGGCCCGGGTTCGGCTTCGTGCTGGGGGCGCTCTCGCTCTTCGCCGGGGCCCTGCTGACGGCGGGTGTCGGGCCGTGGCTGCCCTACCAGATGCTCGTCTCCGCGTGGGTCGGCCTCGGCGCCGGCCTGCTGCCCCGGCGGGTGCTGGGGCGCCCCGTGACCGGACGTCGGGAGATCGCACTGCTGGCGGCGTACGGCGTCCTCGCGGCCTACGTCTACGGCCTCCTGCTCAACCTGCAGGGCTGGCCCTACCTGCTGGGCATCGGCATCCCGGGCGTCGACGACCAGGGGCTCATGTTCGTGCCCGGCGACCCGCTGCACGAGAACTTGGGCCGCTTCCTCGTCTACACCCTCGTCACGTCGACGACCAGCTGGGACACCGGCCGCGCGATCACCACCGCCCTCGCCGTCGTGCTCCTCGGCCCGTCGGTGCTGGTCGTCCTGCGCCGCGCCGCCCGGCGCGCGCGGGTGGTCCGGGCCTGA
- a CDS encoding ATP-binding cassette domain-containing protein codes for MIELRGISFTYDEASSPVLDRVDLEVEEGELVLVAGRTGVGKSTLLGVVPGLVPRFTGGTLTGDVLVDGVSIVDLPPRERAHLVGYVGQDPVAGFVTDTVEEELAYGMEQLGLAPATMRRRVEETLDLLGIADLRARDLRALSGGQQQRVAIGSVLAAHPRLLVLDEPTSALDPTAAEEVLASLTRLVHDVGLSVLLAEHRLERVVPFADRTCLLTGEGRVRVGDTADVLREAPVVPPIVELGRRLGWEPLPLTVRDARRRVRGLGLSEAPAAPVRTATGAGLTGRGVTVAHGRRAVVREVDVDLPGGVVTALMGRNGAGKSSLIWALQGSRKRYAGRVTVDGVDPAGLSPDERVRRVGLVPQTAADLLYLETVRDECAAADAGARVEAGSCAALLAAMVPGIDPDQHPRDLSEGQRLALVLAIVLVAEPPVLLLDEPTRGLDYPAKEVLAVTLRRLADAGHAVLVASHDVEFVARVADRVVVMAEGEVVSAGPVRVVLAESPSFAPQVAKITGAGWLTVDEVVAAVESS; via the coding sequence GTGATCGAGCTGCGGGGGATCAGCTTCACCTACGACGAGGCGTCGTCCCCGGTGCTCGACCGGGTCGACCTCGAGGTCGAGGAGGGCGAGCTCGTGCTCGTCGCGGGACGCACCGGGGTGGGCAAGTCGACGCTCCTGGGCGTCGTACCGGGGCTCGTGCCGCGGTTCACCGGCGGCACCCTCACCGGCGACGTCCTCGTCGACGGGGTGAGCATCGTCGACCTGCCGCCGCGCGAGCGGGCGCACCTCGTGGGGTACGTCGGGCAGGACCCCGTCGCCGGCTTCGTCACCGACACGGTCGAGGAGGAGCTGGCCTACGGCATGGAGCAGCTCGGCCTCGCGCCGGCGACGATGCGGCGGCGGGTCGAGGAGACGCTCGACCTGCTCGGCATCGCCGACCTCCGCGCGCGCGACCTGCGGGCGCTGTCCGGCGGCCAGCAGCAGCGCGTCGCCATCGGGTCGGTGCTGGCGGCCCACCCGCGGCTGCTGGTGCTGGACGAGCCGACGTCGGCGCTCGACCCGACGGCGGCCGAGGAGGTGCTGGCGAGCCTGACCCGGCTCGTCCACGACGTCGGCCTGTCGGTGCTCCTGGCCGAGCACCGGCTGGAGCGCGTCGTACCGTTCGCCGACCGGACCTGCCTGCTCACCGGTGAGGGGCGCGTGCGCGTCGGCGACACCGCCGACGTGCTCCGCGAGGCCCCGGTCGTGCCCCCGATCGTCGAGCTCGGTCGTCGGCTCGGGTGGGAGCCGCTGCCCCTGACGGTCCGCGACGCGCGCCGTCGGGTGCGCGGGCTCGGGCTGTCCGAGGCGCCTGCCGCTCCCGTCCGCACGGCGACGGGCGCGGGCCTGACGGGCCGCGGCGTGACCGTCGCCCACGGGCGCCGCGCGGTCGTGCGCGAGGTCGACGTCGACCTGCCGGGCGGCGTCGTGACGGCGCTGATGGGGCGCAACGGCGCCGGCAAGTCGAGCCTGATCTGGGCGCTGCAGGGGTCGCGGAAGCGGTACGCCGGGCGGGTCACCGTCGACGGCGTCGACCCCGCGGGGCTGTCTCCGGACGAGCGGGTACGGCGCGTGGGGCTCGTCCCGCAGACCGCGGCCGACCTGCTCTACCTCGAGACGGTGCGCGACGAGTGCGCGGCGGCGGACGCGGGCGCCCGGGTCGAGGCGGGCTCGTGCGCGGCACTGCTGGCGGCGATGGTGCCGGGGATCGACCCCGACCAGCACCCCCGCGATCTCTCCGAGGGGCAGCGGCTCGCGCTGGTGCTCGCCATCGTGCTCGTCGCCGAACCCCCGGTGCTGCTGCTCGACGAACCGACCCGCGGTCTCGACTACCCGGCGAAGGAGGTGCTGGCGGTGACGCTCCGGCGTCTCGCCGACGCCGGCCACGCGGTGCTCGTCGCCTCCCACGACGTCGAGTTCGTCGCGCGGGTCGCCGACCGGGTCGTCGTCATGGCCGAGGGCGAGGTCGTCTCGGCGGGACCGGTGCGCGTGGTGCTCGCCGAGTCCCCCTCCTTCGCCCCCCAGGTCGCCAAGATCACCGGCGCGGGCTGGCTCACGGTCGACGAGGTCGTCGCGGCGGTGGAGTCCTCGTGA
- a CDS encoding energy-coupling factor transporter transmembrane component T produces the protein MSGRAAVARLPRELHPLAWWGWAVGLAAAASTTSNPYLQLLLVATACIVVVARRTDHPWARVFHLYLAVGALIVVLRVLFRLLVGGAYGTRVLVDLPEIPLPDAVLGIQLLGPVTQEALLGGLYDGLRLATIVICVGAANALANPKRLMASMPAALYEVGTALVVAVNVMPQLAQSVRRVRAAQRLRPSPAGRGRRWTSIRRVLVPVLEDALDRSLALAAGMDTRGYGRSGEATRAQRLRTGTLMLGGMVGIGVGVYGVLDLTAPRWLALPMLALGVTLAVAGMVASGRRVGRTRYRPAPWRWPEVVVVATGVAVLAAFLVLRSTEPLVLEPDLLAAPVVSVAALAAALLGLVALLAPPPPGADGGAR, from the coding sequence GTGAGCGGGCGGGCGGCGGTCGCCCGCCTGCCCCGTGAGCTGCACCCGCTCGCGTGGTGGGGCTGGGCCGTGGGACTGGCGGCGGCGGCGTCCACGACGTCGAACCCCTACCTCCAGCTGCTGCTCGTCGCCACCGCCTGCATCGTGGTGGTGGCCCGCCGCACGGACCACCCCTGGGCACGGGTCTTCCACCTCTACCTCGCGGTGGGTGCGCTCATCGTCGTGCTCCGCGTGCTGTTCCGCCTGCTCGTCGGCGGCGCCTACGGCACGCGCGTGCTCGTCGACCTCCCCGAGATCCCGCTGCCCGACGCCGTCCTCGGCATCCAGCTCCTCGGCCCCGTGACGCAGGAGGCCCTGCTCGGCGGGCTCTACGACGGGCTCCGCCTCGCGACGATCGTCATCTGCGTCGGTGCCGCCAACGCCCTCGCCAACCCGAAGCGGCTGATGGCGTCGATGCCGGCGGCGCTGTACGAGGTCGGCACCGCCCTCGTCGTCGCCGTCAACGTCATGCCCCAGCTCGCGCAGTCGGTACGCCGCGTGCGCGCCGCCCAGCGCCTCCGCCCGTCCCCCGCGGGCCGGGGGCGGCGGTGGACGAGCATCCGGCGGGTGCTCGTGCCCGTGCTGGAGGACGCGCTCGACCGGTCCCTGGCCCTCGCGGCGGGGATGGACACCCGGGGCTACGGCCGGTCCGGCGAGGCGACCCGGGCGCAGCGCCTCCGCACCGGGACCCTCATGCTGGGCGGCATGGTCGGGATCGGGGTGGGCGTCTACGGGGTGCTCGACCTGACCGCCCCGCGGTGGCTGGCGCTCCCGATGCTGGCGCTCGGCGTGACGCTCGCGGTGGCCGGCATGGTCGCGTCGGGTCGGCGGGTGGGGCGCACGCGCTACCGGCCGGCGCCGTGGCGGTGGCCCGAGGTCGTCGTCGTGGCGACGGGCGTCGCGGTGCTCGCCGCCTTCCTCGTGCTCCGGAGCACGGAGCCGCTCGTGCTCGAGCCCGACCTGCTGGCCGCCCCCGTGGTCAGCGTCGCGGCGCTCGCAGCGGCGCTGCTGGGGCTGGTGGCGCTGCTGGCGCCGCCCCCGCCCGGAGCCGACGGGGGTGCCCGGTGA